The Saccopteryx leptura isolate mSacLep1 chromosome 5, mSacLep1_pri_phased_curated, whole genome shotgun sequence nucleotide sequence caaacATTTTCCTAACGAGTAATCTACACAGGCTTGCTGCTGTTTTTGCAGCTGCCAGTCCCTGAATCTGTCATAGTATATAACCCAGTGTCTGCTAATCGGAGTTTCTTCTTCGGAGGAGTCTTCAGTGTTCCAGATCTTTCCTTTACCTTGTATTCTAAAGTGCTGTGAGGTACCCCATAGATTCCTTGTGCTTTGGAAACACTCATTTTCCCACTCATCACCATGGCAATGGCCTCTTCCATTATTTCATGATCATATTGCCGGTAACGGCCACGTTTTTTCCTGGGCTGCTTATTATCTTTTCGATCCAATCCATCTTCAGGATTTTCAGAGGTTCCATCAACTGTTCCATTTTTAGAATTAAGACACAAAGGAGAGAGGTCCCCATGTAGAAAATAAGAGTCAACGCTTGAGTGAGTTACGGGCCCAGAACATTCTATTTTGTTCTGCTTAGGgagtatatttttcagtttttggagAGCTGATCCTTCTAGGACTGGAGAGGTTTTGGAAACTTGATACATAACATCCAGCAAACCAGGACCATCAGGTTGTGGTTTTGAAACAGAACTTACTCGAAGCTGAGGAATTTTTAACTGTACAGTAGGATGTGAAGTTTCATACTGTAGGCTTTCGGTTTTGTCTTTAAATTGAGTAACCATTTTCTGTAAAGTTAACTGATGGAGGTAACTGGAAGCTGTTGGGAATTTTAAGTCTGAGGTTTCAAGTAGATTGAGTTTACTGTTTTCTGTGCGCTCTGCTTGAGCTCTCGCCCACAAGGCTACTTTCTGCAGCACTGCACACGTGTCTTTACTGTCTTTACACGAGTAACTAGCATTGAACTCgcgagttttgtttttaaaagacgcAGGCTTCCCTGCTGGTAAGGCTTCTAAGTGGAGAAGTAAAGTTTTTTGAGGTATGCCATAAAGTATGCCTGCTTTATTTATGTCCAGTGCTCCAGACTGAATGTCTTTCAAAGCTTTTGAGAGCAAACCATCTGCAAACTCAGCACTTCTTTCCACATagtcctctctgtttctgtgtagGCTCCTGGATGGATGGAATGAAACGATGGTAAACTGATGCATGAGAGACTCTCACACAGCTATGGAAGGGGAGGGTCCACTCCTTTATTATACTCCTTGCTTAGGTAACATCACTGCTTAGACTGGTTAAGTCTGTGAGACGTAGTAGTTACTCCTTATCAAAGCAAACGCTACAGTCCTGGTAGGACAATGTGTCAACCATACGGTGGCCTCAACAGGCAGACCTTCCAAGAACATAAAACCCTAACTCAGTATTTGTAAAAATAGTCTCAGGATGTTGCTATTCCTCTGACAGGTGCTTGCAGAGCAACACTTAGAATTTTTACTTGTACAATTAGAGTtccattattaaaaacaaaatacccaaATCCTAAAGGAGTTTTTGTTAGTAGAAACGTGACGTTACCGCTAAACAAGTAATAAAAGAGTCAACCCCTTTAAAGGAAATTTGTAGCAGCaagaatatttccaaacacaaacATCCCATATTTCCACAAGACCAATTTTTCTCTAGACAAAAACTTACAATTTGAAACAAGTAGATAAGTTATATTTGGGTAAAGTAATTTTAGAtattataaatgttatttctatttctgatgTATCATTGTAATTTCAAAGTTTCTCAAACAGCTTACTATATTATATACCTTATGATTCAAAAGCTACTACAGCTTTAGTTTAAACAAATTACATTCTGCATCTAAGATTTAAATGTGACAAAAAAGCTTCCTGTGTAGTTTGTTAATGGGAAGATGTAAAAGTTACAAAAAATCCAAAAATCCAACAGAACAGCATTTCACTAATTgtctattaaattaatttaatggcAGATTTCAATCAAAGCATGAAAGGACTTTATGTGGTGATTTTTAGATACATTCTACAGTCTGCCACCACACCTAAAAGCACGATGGGAAACAATAGAAACTCTATAAACTAACTGTAAGAATTAGTAGgtataggatttttaaaatttgtttaaaataattaaatggtgAAATTACACATTTCCCTTAGAACTGCCTCCTGAAGACCgaatttaaaattctctttacTTGTCCTGCTTCTTAGTTTGAATTCTATGGTTAAGTTGGTAGTTCATTTTAGTAACATGAACTAAAGTTTGGTGATTGTTCTGATAACTTTTCTTTAacagaaaggataaaaaagaaagagagaggacaaaATGGAAGGTATGAGAGACAAACACTATGAGTGACAAAGATCTTGGAGGAAAGCTGCACGTGGCAGTCTActcagaggagcaggaagaggtcTCTGCAGAGGTAATCTTACATTAATATTCAATTAATTTCCTAGATATTGCTTACCCAGCCATTGAATTTTCAGAAGAAGGATCACATATGGATGATTCTTCAGATTTTATgctggttttctttgtagagaGATCTAACACTCCATCCCCTATAAtttttgcaagagaaaaaacTTTATATTTGTGACAGATTAAAGAAACGAACAGGCTCTGATATAAAACCTGTTTAAAATCACCCCTTGGCCACCGTTCCCACTGTGTGCAGTGAACAGCCATGTGACTGCTCAGCCACGACTGGTTTCTATCAAGGCTGCCCAGAGGGTGCTTTGGGAAAGTAGGAATAATGTAAATTGCACAAAAGAGAGCACAGGAAATATGATAATGAGCAAGAGGACAATAAATTGCACTTACTAGTACTAGCAATATGTGGAACACATACTTTAGGTAAACTGTGACTCTATGTTGTAATCAATGTCTTTCTAGAAATTACAGTGTAAGAATTTTCTATTGTAAATAACTGAAATGTACAACAGCTGAGTCACTCATTGCCTATTAATACATCATGGTTGTATCTGTGACTGAATGAagataaaacaatataaacactTTAAGAAAAACAGTTGTTAGAAAACAATTGCCTgagtattattaaaatatagttattttttataaatatttaatttatataaataaaaccttgATTCAGATACTGTTAATCTGACAAATTTCatgatcaaaaagaataaaaataaactgaatttaaaGCATATCAATAATACTGTTATTAATATTGTATCTTTACTGACagctaaaaaattgaaaatttaagctgtaaaaaagaaatcattataagaaaatagtatggtttaaaatatattcagaattatagctggttttcaaaaaaaaaaagtcaagtgggTTTTACTGTTACCATATATATCTACTTAATACTTAAGTGACCTGGCAAgacacaaagaagaagaaaatgggaaaatgtCCCCCCACcatcctggctagttggctcagtgatagaacgttGACTTGGtgtgtggttgtcctgggttcgattcttggtcagggcacaaaggagaggtgaccacctgcttctcctctcgtccctctctcttcccctcctgctcaactggttcgagtgtgttggccctgggcactgagaatggctccattgagcctcgcctcaggtgctaaatatagccgggttgcaagcatggccccagattggcagagcattggccctagtcaggtagatcctggtcggggtgcatgcaggagtctctctatctccactcctctcacttaaaaaaatgtcccCCCCCCAATAACCTACTATGTATAATTCAATAatcattttattgagtgcttactatgtgcaaAGCACTATTTTGAGAGTTTGGAGAGCAGTAGTAAAAATGGCATACAAAGTACACATTCTCATGGTGCTTAGGATGTAGTGAGGTAAGTCatacaccaccaccatcaccagccAACATATTTCAGTATTTCGGATTGATGATAAGGGCTCCTTAAGAAACACAAAGCAGAGTAAGGTGATACAGTACGCAGGGTAGGCTGAAGAGGTTGCTATTTTATTAAGTGTTATCAGTAAGGGCCTCTTTGACTTGAACAAACTGAGGGTACCAACTAAGCAGATTCGTTGGAGGAAACCTTCTAGAAGGAAGTTTTGTGCAAAGGCCGTAATATGAAATCATGTTGGAATGTCTAAGGGACAGCAGAGGCCggggtggctggagcagagggaaTCAGGCTGCGTGAGATGATAAAAGAAATGTTGCAGGAAGGCAGATCACCTTGGGCTTATAAGCCACAATAGGAAATCTAAATTTTACTTTGAGAGACAGGAAACCACTGGAGAATTCTGAGCACGACTGACACAATCTGAACTGTTTTTGAAGAAGCATCCACCTGCTATTGGAGAACGCACTGACCGCAAAGGGCGGCGGTGGGGAAGCTGGGCTGCCTCCCCTGTGGGCGTGCACGTGCTTCCTCTGCGCAGACGCCTCCCCTCCTCCTACCCCGCACTCTTCCGGATTCAGACCAAATCTTACCCGCCGCTCAGTCATTCAGGTACAACTTGGACTTGACTGGTTCTCATTATTCTAGGTTCTGTTCTTGCCACACTTTGGCTATATTTAGCATTTAGCAGGCTGTATTCTAGTTGCTTCTCTATCTACTTCCTGGCATTAGCCACCAGATTATAAGCTATgtgaaggcagaggccatgtctATTTTATTCATCAATGTATCCCAACTGCCCAGAATAGTGCCTGGGCATAAAAATACATGTTCAGTAAGTATCTCCTAAATGGAATTTTGAAGAGCTGGAAGAAATTCAGTACGGCTAGAGGTCAGAATGCCTAGATTACAATGGTAAAAGGGAAGAATGGACAAGTAAACGAAGTATATGGCACATTAAAGCTTTGAAAACTGTTAAATGAAGTATCTTGCTCTAGTTTATGCATCCAACCCAATTTTATGCTTAGTCTCCAACTCACACTTCCTGTGTTACCTAACCACCTGTAGTTCCTCAAACATGCTCTGCCAGGTCAGCTCTCAAACTGCAGCACCTCGCTGTCTCTGCCTAGAATGCTTTCTACACCTTTTCAACTCATCATTCAAGATCAAGGTCCCAAGTGGAGGCTGATTACAATTGCCCTTGAGTCAACAGCATCCTGTAACACTGTGACACAACACTCTCATGCATTTACTGATTtacgtatttttttttatttcaagtgaCTGAATTTCTCAAGGTCAGagaccttaactttttttttttacttcataaatAGCACAGCGCTACAACCtactaaattttaaagaaagaaatgtcttctCTTTTACTATCTCATTTCTCTTTAGCAATTACAATTTCACTATTTCAAGACTCATCTCCTTCAAAAAATGACTAACCAATCCATATTCAGATTTATCATTCAACTCACTAGTTTtgatttttctcatgttttatGTCGTTTGTAGCATGTAAAACACACTTTCTATAAATCTGTTATTCCTACTCAATGTCACAGAAtggattaataaaaaaatctccaatTCTGAACTCTTCTAGACTTCTAATACGGTctatttaaaattacttattatTCTACAGACTAGAAATAAGGAGGTGcaaacccccttctctctctccttcccattaACTCTGCAAACTAGGCTGCAGGTCTCTCACTAGGCCAGTAGTCTCCTTGCTATCTCTGGGCCACTCCCTGTCTGCTGGGAGTCAGCCACACACACCCCTGGTTATGTCTAATTTTAATCTTGAGAATTAGCAGGAGAGTAAGCCCTGTTCCATCCCTTAGTCAGGCCTAGACTCCTGACTCCTTTCTTTAGGAGCTCTAAACAGTGATCCAGGGGAGAAAAATGCTTTTATCTTTATTCAGTAGTCTCTTCTCTATACCTAAGTTGCCTGTATGAAATTTTGCTCTGAAAGTATTTTTACTAACTAAAGTAACACATTATATTGTTATGTAGTGAAAATGGAAAACACTACTTCAACGATTTCTGCCACACAGTAAAATTCTTTAATCAATGAACATTTATGTAGTGAATATAAGATACATAGATACACAAGTAAAGGATTTTTAGATAAATTTTAGTAACCTatagaaaatcttactttttgttaGCAGTACTACTACttatatgtggtttttctctttgtattttgcATATATCACAATTCCTTTTTTCATCATAAGGGTTGTAGCTCAAGAACTAGGAAAATCATAATAAGTTACCTCTATGACTGTCCAAATTAGAAAAGCAAAACcaatgagaagaggagagagaacctGGGAAGGaggattaagaaaaagaaaaaccaggccctggccagttggctcagtggtagagcgtcggcctggcgtgcagaagtcctgggttcgattcccagacagggcacaaaggagaggcgcccatctgcttttccacccctcctcttctccttcctctctgtctctctctttcccctcccgcagcgaggttccactagagcaaagatggcccaggcactggggatggctccttggcctctgccccagatgctagagtggctctggtcgcgacagggcgacgccccggaggggcagagcgtcgccccgtggtgggcgtgctgggtggatcctggtcgggcacatgcgggagtctgtctgactgtctctccctgtttccagcttcagaaaaatacaaaaaaaaaaaaaaaaaaaaaaaagaaagaaaaagaaaaatcaggagtGAGAGATAAAGGGTATTTTTTGCTCCTGCTGAGCAAAAAAATTCAACTTCTGTCTAGTTGAATGGTGACAGGTAATGGAAGACTCCTTCAGAATGGGGCCATCACATCATAACTAGATTgctttttgtgtatatatttccATAGTACTAATAAgtaactgcatggataaaaaCTAAGCAATCATTATGCTAAATGCTCTGAGCAATACAGAGTAAGtagaagtcagagaaagggagactAAAATTTATTTACCATTCACCTACTGGTAGGTATCTAGGTTTAGTTTTTCACAATTACAGAAATGCTGGAATAAAAACCCTTCCAACTGTGTATAAGaagttttctggccctggccagttggcttagtagtagagcatcaacGCTGTGTGTGgaagtcagggtttgattcctggtcagggcacagaggagaggtgaccatttgcttcttcacccctgccctgccccatcatcttcccctctctctcctctctctctctctctctctctctccccccccctcccacagccatagctcaattggttcgagtgtacTGGCCCTgagcaccgaggatggctctgtggagccactgcttcaggtgctaaaaatagctcggttgtgagcatgaaCCCAGATGGGAAGAGATGGGGTTGCCAGGCTCTAGACAGGGttaccagatggatcccggtcggggtgcacgtgggagtctgtctctattatctcccctactctcacttaaaaaaaataaagaaagaaagaatttttctaAGATGTACATCTAGAAGTGGAAGTGGCAGACAGCAGGGTATATGCCTCTGAAATTTAGTCGATATTACCATATTCCCTTACATCCTTGACAATATCTTGTTCTgttgagatttttaatttttgctaatcTGATGAGCAGGAAAAGCAAGCAGCAGAACTAAATCAATAATACTTaatatacatttacataaaaatttaaagcatacAAAACTATTTTAGTTAGTTCTAAGAATAAATGAAAGGATGTGACAGTTCTGGGTGACAGGAAACATTATTATGCTGTATCTTTCTGTATATTTGAATATGTTCCTAATAATAAACACAAATTGTTTCCATGTACTGGTTGTAGACTGGGCAAATCACCTCAGAGGCTTTACCTGATCATTTATTCCAACATAGTAACATCTTCCTGCCTGCCATTGTTATTGTTTTAGTTCCATTATAGAccttatattttgtaaaatttttattgatttatcttttctttgtttaCTCCTGTAGAATATAAGTCCCATGAGGGCAGAAACATTTTCGATCTTCTtctctattatttcctttgtGCTTAGCAAATAACTGGCATGTTATAGCGATAGCAGTGTGAAgtaataattcttaaaatttctttttttacttatctGTTACAATTAGATTaaggaaaataattcttaaaaagtcAAGTCATTACAAAGCAGTGCAACAATCTATGTTGCTTACTGTTCCATATGTTGTTTAACAAAGTGTAACAATGCTGTATTTCAGGGCATTTTCCAAccaaaatggttttttttgtttgtttttttacagagagagaatcagagagggatagacagggacggacagacaggaactgagagagatgagaagcatcaatcatcagtttttcgttgtgacaccttagttgttcattgactgctttctcatatgtgccttgaccgcgggccttcagcagactgagtaaccccttgctcgagtcagcgaccttgggtccaagctggtgagctttgctcaaaccagatgaacccgcgctcaagttggtgacctcggggtctcgaatctgggtcttccacatcccagtccaacattctatccactgtgccactgcctggtcaggcccaaccaaaatgtttaaaataaaaattttcaatgcTAAAAATAAGAAATCCAAGGATTAAATCTCATTTTGAGTTGTCAGTGGCATTTGACAATAGTAAAGATTTTAAATCCAATGAATCCAGTAtgtcatatatcatatatacactgAGGATACTAGTGAACAGATGGGTTCCTGCTCTCACGGGTAAGTTATGTGTGAGGTAAGCGTGGAGACAATTCCAATGCAGGGAGAAGTTTACTATAATGAAGTTCTCCCAGTACATGTGCTGGGCCTCGCAGTAAAAGACAATCCCAACAAGGCCAATGAAGAGCTGCTCACATTTGATCTTGTTAGGTACAGGACTGATCAATTCTTCAGTTGACATGATAATAAAGGTCCATAAGTTGCAAATTTCTTCCTGCTTTGGAATTTAGGAGTTTTTAGTTGGGTCCTGgattaaaattgaaattaaaagaatTGTTTGATTTACCAATAGGCTTTCAACCCGCTTTCTCACTTAGTGTGCCAGGACAGAAAAGAGTCATTTGTACGAACAGTGCTTAGTTCCTCCCAGGTTCGCAGAGTGTTTATACAGATCTGCAGAAGTGCAGGTACAAAAAGAAATAGCTCTAATATTATCACACCTTGTCAGAAAGGACAATGGAGTGAGAGGCAAAGGAAAAGGTTTCCTTCAAGGCaactatacagggtggggcaaaaggaggcttacagttgtgtgtacacaaaacagagtttattcttgtatgattatgtattaattattgtcTTATTTGCCATATGAACAATTGTGAACCTACTTTTACCACACCTTGTATTCTAAGTCAGTTTAGAGCCTGTGAAAGACAGGGCAAAGAAAATGGGAAGTATGGAAACTGACTTAGGAAGaattaaagaaactaaaaagatttgTATGGAAGATTTAGAGAGACACAAtagtttcaacaaatatttacagcactaataagtaaaaaacaaaaattttaaaaaatttctcaaatTGTTGTAGATGGGGAAAAAATACCCTGAAGGttaacatgaaaaaaagaaaactttgagaTTAATAATTTCTACGAATATTTACAGTActataaaggaaaatattgttgcagatggtaaaaatataaagagTTGATAATTCAGAAATATGAGCTTAACTGTCAGAGCGGTCAAACAAAAAATTTTGCAGTATTTTTATTCAGAAGTTGAATTACCGTCTCTTATATTACAGAATAAAATAACCATATGCTGGGATGGAGACAAGGTATGatgattttaaagtatatttttcctTGGTTATTTGATTCATCTGTTATGTTCTGAGAACTCGTTTTGCCTGTTTTTCTGTGGAGTTGTGTTTTCCTCCTTGGCTGCAGTTTTATTAGGTGAACGGTGCCAGTGATGGCAGTGGTAGACATTATCTCCCAATTTGAGCCTTGAATTTTCACTATACTTTCATCCTTATATAACACTTGAGTTTGACATTTCAGTGTGGTCAGATATACAAAACTGCTGTTTAGACTGGTAATTTTGCATCTTAAAAAATTCTTCCTTATTTTGAGTTCATTAAAGATATCATCCCAaatcttttctaacttttagttttcttttcaaatttagcCCTTTAATCCAACTGGAATTACTTTAGTGAGTGATGTGAGGCAGGGAcccatctattttttgttttttgttgttccatgtgGATAATCAATCAAACCATTTCTTGAACAGGCTACCCTTCCCTAATTTATAATGACATCTCTGTCTCATATCAAGATTCCATTAATGTTTGGAGAGATTCTAGACTTTCTAATCTGTTCTACTACTAATTTATATGGCCAATAGCACCCTATTCTAAATACTGCACTAAATAAGTCTTGATATGTTTTAGAGTAAATCACTTAACCCGCTTGACTTATTCTTGGCACTTTAAGTATTACTCATAAATTTTAGTCTTTGTAAGTCATTTTTCACAATAAACCCTATCAGTATTTTGACAGAAATGACACTGAATTTGTAGGTATATTAAAAATGAACTGTCATCTTTTAGTCttctcattcatttaaaatataaccatTCATTTTGGAAGTCTTCTTTTATGCCCTTCAGTCAAGTTTTATAATGTTCTCCATAAGGTCTTAGATAGTTTATTAGTTTCATTCTTAAGGCGTTTTAATGTTTTCCCTGCTTTTGTTGCTAATAtagataagttttttaaaaatgaattttttaattgggtGGTTGCTgatatgtagaaatatatattGATCTTATAAGTAGTATCTTTTCTGGACTTTCTCATCAGTTCTAAAAGTTTACCTAAATATTCTCTCATATTTTCTACATGCATAATTATATTGCATACAAGCAAATAAAATTTTGCTCATTCTTTTCTTATAACCTATTGCTTAATAttgcttatttttgtatttctatttttctcatctGGTTATATAAGTCAGGACCtttcataaaatgttaaaaattggaGTTAGTGTGCATTTTTTGCTTCTCCATTACTTTAAATCATTTGATTATGATGTTTCTGGTAGTGAAAGTGGTTATATATTCTTCATTTGATAAgcattttttattacaaatgtgCTAgcttttgtagatttttttctgtatctagaaaatgatacatatgtattttttttggtaATGTGGAAAATCACAAAGGTTTTTCAAATGCAGAATCATCCATGCCTCCCTAGTCATTATTTATGACATTTACATACTTCAcagtattcaatttgctaatatttatttaagacTTTTACACTTATGTTTGTAAGACTGGTTTGcaactttcctttcttttgctatCTCTGTCTGGTTTTGGTGTAAGGATTATACCAATATTTGTTTCCTATTCTTTAAAATAGTCTGTGAATGATTGAAATTATCTGTTGCTTCAAGGTTATATAAAGTACCCCATAAAACTATTTGGAGTTGATAATTCTAAAGATTTATAGGTTAGATTATCCATAAATTATTCACATTATTTGTTATTGAATGATTTATTGGTTTATGGATCATATTATCTAATTTCAATAAAGGGGTAACCCACAAAGTGAACAACTGACTTCAATGAGCACTGTTAAGAAATCATTGAGAATAACATGAAAAATGTAAGCAGCAGCAAATAACAAACGAAGGCAGAACTAACACTGCTTCCAGTATGAGCACTTTACTGATTATATTCTAAGGTAAAAACAGTGAAATTtgggcaaattttaaaa carries:
- the LCORL gene encoding ligand-dependent nuclear receptor corepressor-like protein isoform X6 → MDKGRERMAAAAAAAAAAAAAAQCRSPRCAAERRGFRRELDSWRHRLMHCVGFESILEGLYGPRLRRDLSLFEDCEPEELTDWSMDEKCSFCNLQREAVSDCIPSLDSSQSTPTEELSSQGQSHTEQIECQAENYLNALFRKKDLPQNCDPNIPLVAQELMKKMIRQFAIEYISKSGKIQENRNGSVGPSLICKSIQMNPAENSVQEEQEGPLDLTVNRMQEQNTQQGDGVLDLSTKKTSIKSEESSICDPSSENSMAGSLHRNREDYVERSAEFADGLLSKALKDIQSGALDINKAGILYGIPQKTLLLHLEALPAGKPASFKNKTREFNASYSCKDSKDTCAVLQKVALWARAQAERTENSKLNLLETSDLKFPTASSYLHQLTLQKMVTQFKDKTESLQYETSHPTVQLKIPQLRVSSVSKPQPDGPGLLDVMYQVSKTSPVLEGSALQKLKNILPKQNKIECSGPVTHSSVDSYFLHGDLSPLCLNSKNGTVDGTSENPEDGLDRKDNKQPRKKRGRYRQYDHEIMEEAIAMVMSGKMSVSKAQGIYGVPHSTLEYKVKERSGTLKTPPKKKLRLADTGLYTMTDSGTGSCKNSSKPV
- the LCORL gene encoding ligand-dependent nuclear receptor corepressor-like protein isoform X8; its protein translation is MDKGRERMAAAAAAAAAAAAAAQCRSPRCAAERRGFRRELDSWRHRLMHCVGFESILEGLYGPRLRRDLSLFEDCEPEELTDWSMDEKCSFCNLQREAVSDCIPSLDSSQSTPTEELSSQGQSHTEQIECQAENYLNALFRKKDLPQNCDPNIPLVAQELMKKMIRQFAIEYISKSGKIQENRNGSVGPSLICKSIQMNPAENSVQEEQEGPLDLTVNRMQEQNTQQGDGVLDLSTKKTSIKSEESSICDPSSENSMAGSLHRNREDYVERSAEFADGLLSKALKDIQSGALDINKAGILYGIPQKTLLLHLEALPAGKPASFKNKTREFNASYSCKDSKDTCAVLQKVALWARAQAERTENSKLNLLETSDLKFPTASSYLHQLTLQKMVTQFKDKTESLQYETSHPTVQLKIPQLRVSSVSKPQPDGPGLLDVMYQVSKTSPVLEGSALQKLKNILPKQNKIECSGPVTHSSVDSYFLHGDLSPLCLNSKNGTVDGTSENPEDGLDRKDNKQPRKKRGRYRQYDHEIMEEAIAMFNC
- the LCORL gene encoding ligand-dependent nuclear receptor corepressor-like protein isoform X7, with translation MDKGRERMAAAAAAAAAAAAAAQCRSPRCAAERRGFRRELDSWRHRLMHCVGFESILEGLYGPRLRRDLSLFEDCEPEELTDWSMDEKCSFCNLQREAVSDCIPSLDSSQSTPTEELSSQGQSHTEQIECQAENYLNALFRKKDLPQNCDPNIPLVAQELMKKMIRQFAIEYISKSGKIQENRNGSVGPSLICKSIQMNPAENSVQEEQEGPLDLTVNRMQEQNTQQGDGVLDLSTKKTSIKSEESSICDPSSENSMAGSLHRNREDYVERSAEFADGLLSKALKDIQSGALDINKAGILYGIPQKTLLLHLEALPAGKPASFKNKTREFNASYSCKDSKDTCAVLQKVALWARAQAERTENSKLNLLETSDLKFPTASSYLHQLTLQKMVTQFKDKTESLQYETSHPTVQLKIPQLRVSSVSKPQPDGPGLLDVMYQVSKTSPVLEGSALQKLKNILPKQNKIECSGPVTHSSVDSYFLHGDLSPLCLNSKNGTVDGTSENPEDGLDRKDNKQPRKKRGRYRQYDHEIMEEAIAMRATNEN